One region of Poecile atricapillus isolate bPoeAtr1 chromosome 8, bPoeAtr1.hap1, whole genome shotgun sequence genomic DNA includes:
- the PPP2R3A gene encoding serine/threonine-protein phosphatase 2A regulatory subunit B'' subunit alpha isoform X2 — protein MMIKESSLRRDPDLGGELAFLSKGCDFVLPSRFKRRLKAFQQAQAQSKQEKKAGTSSPAPLQPVVSTYTPLPVNKATSSTPVPINIPRFYFPKGLPNVCTNHEEIIARIEEAFTEFEDEKANICEMGKIAKICGCPLYWKAPLFSASGGERTGRVSVHSFVSMWRKILRNCHDDASRFTSLLAKPGCDCLQQEDFIPLLQDVVETHPGLTFLKDAPEFHSRYITTVIQRIFYTVNRSWSGKITLTELRKSNFLQTLALLEEEDDINQITDYFSYEHFYVIYCKFWELDTDHDLYISQKDLARYSDQALSNRIIERIFSGAVVRGTEVQKEGRMSYADFVWLLISEEDKRSATSIEYWFRCMDLDGDGVLSMYELEYFYEEQCERMEVMGIEPLPFQDLLCQMLDLVKPEREGRVTLRDLKRCRMAHVFFNTFFNLEKYLDNEQRDPFAVQKDMDSDSPEPSDWDRYAAEEYEILVAEESGNEQLQEGSCEEDYDTDEVLPPPETGDKSDKLVISDL, from the exons GCTCAAAGTAAACAAGAGAAGAAGGCAGGAACTtcatccccagcccctctgcagcctgtggttAGCACTTACACTCCTCTGCCTGTGAATAAAGCCACCAGCAGTACCCCTGTGCCCATAAACATTCCACGTTTCTACTTCCCTAAAGGACTCCCAAATGTCTGCACTAACCATGAAGAAATCATTGCCAGGATTGAAGAGGCCTTTACAGAGTTTGAAGATGAAAAAGCAAACAtctgtgaaatggggaaaattgctAAG ATATGTGGCTGCCCACTCTACTGGAAAGCACCTCTGTTCAGTGCGTCAGGGGGAGAGAGGACAGGACGTGTCTCTGTGCACTCTTTCGTTTCCATGTGGAGAAA AATCCTGCGGAACTGCCACGACGATGCCTCCAGGTTCACTTCCCTTCTGGCAAAGCCTGGCTGTGACTGCCTACAACAGGAGGACTTCATCCCACTGCTCCAG GATGTGGTGGAAACACATCCTGGCCTCACGTTCCTGAAGGATGCTCCGGAGTTCCATTCCCGGTATATTACAACG GTTATACAGAGGATATTCTACACAGTCAATCGATCCTGGTCGGGGAAGATCACTCTAACAGAGCTGAGGAAAAGCAACTTCCTGCAA ACTCTTGCTCTCTTGGAAGAAGAGGATGACATAAATCAGATCACAGACTACTTCTCCTATGAGCACTTTTATGTTATATACTGCAAATTCTGGGAGCTGGATACTGACCATGACCTTTACATCAGCCAGAAGGACCTGGCTAGGTACAGTGATCAAG CTTTGTCAAACAGAATCATTGAGCGGATATTCAGCGGTGCTGTGGTGAG AGGCACTGAAGTTCAAAAGGAAGGACGCATGAGTTACGCAGATTTTGTGTGGCTCCTGATTTCGGAGGAAGACAAAAGGAGTGCTACAAG CATTGAGTACTGGTTCCGCTGCATGGACCTGGATGGGGACGGGGTGCTGTCCATGTACGAGCTGGAATACTTCTATGAGGAGCAGTGTGAGCGCATGGAGGTGATGGGCATAGAGCCACtgcccttccaggacctgcTGTGCCAGATGCTGGACCTTGTTAAGCCAGAGAGGGAAG GACGAGTAACCTTGCGAGACCTGAAGAGGTGCAGAATGGCTCATGTGTTCTTCAACACCTTCTTCAATTTAGAGAAATATCTGGACAATGAACAGAGGGATCCCTTTGCAGTGCAAAAG GACATGGACAGCGACAGCCCCGAGCCCTCAGACTGGGACAGGTATGCGGCTGAGGAGTATGAGATCCTGGTGGCCGAGGAGTCTGGGaatgagcagctccaggaggg ATCATGTGAAGAAGACTATGACACAGATGAAGTCTTACCTCCCCCTGAAACTGGAGACAAGTCAGACAAACTAGTTATCTCAGATCTCTGA